The stretch of DNA GCATACGTCCAAGGTAAGTGGCCAGTCGGATAATTTAGAGATTTCCACGAAATAGATGTCTGATGGCCACAGGTTCACTCGGTTTGCTGGAATGCTGATGGGCGCCACTTGGCATCGGGCTCCTTTGACAAGACGGTGGCGGTGTACACCTTGGATCGCGATCGCCTCATTAAGGGCAGCATCTACCGGGGTCACACAGCGTCCGTGGATCAGTTGTGTTGGCACAAAACCAATCCGGATCAGTTTGCCACTGCGAGCGGCGACAAGACCGTGCGCGTCTGGGACATACGCGCGGGGAAGTGTGCTTCAGTGACCAACACCAAGGGCGAGAACATAAACATAGCGTGGTCCCCGGACGGCAAGACCATTGCTGTGGGCAACAAGGAAGACCTCATCACATTCATAGACACGCGGACGAACAAGATACGCGTCGAAGAGCCCTTCAGCTGTGAAGTAAATGAGATATCATGGAACAATACAAACGATTTGTTCTTCCTCACCAACGGCATGGGCTGCATCAACGTTCTGAGCTATCCCAGTCTGGAGCACCAACTGACGCTCAAGGGTCATCCGGCCAACTGCATTTGCATCGAATTCGGGCCCACAGGTAGGCGAAAGCCTTGCGTATACCTTGGCATTTTCTAATTCTTTCCTTTTAGGTAAATATTTTGCCACTGGTTCGGCCGATGCCCAGGTCTCGCTTTGGGACGCCAACGAACTGGCCTGCCTGCGTATGATTAGCCGCCTGGAATGGCCGGTGCGCACCATTTCGTTTAGCCACGACGAACGGCTGATAGCCTCTGCCAGCGAGGATCTGCT from Drosophila subobscura isolate 14011-0131.10 chromosome O, UCBerk_Dsub_1.0, whole genome shotgun sequence encodes:
- the LOC117899209 gene encoding THO complex subunit 3, producing MSRQEPTFEDLRSYFRSHSKIREQRAHTSKVHSVCWNADGRHLASGSFDKTVAVYTLDRDRLIKGSIYRGHTASVDQLCWHKTNPDQFATASGDKTVRVWDIRAGKCASVTNTKGENINIAWSPDGKTIAVGNKEDLITFIDTRTNKIRVEEPFSCEVNEISWNNTNDLFFLTNGMGCINVLSYPSLEHQLTLKGHPANCICIEFGPTGKYFATGSADAQVSLWDANELACLRMISRLEWPVRTISFSHDERLIASASEDLLIDVAFTETGERVTDIHVEASTFTVAWHPKQYLLAYACDEKDVERRRDAGNVKIYGFPEQTQGQ